The following proteins are co-located in the Desulfobacterales bacterium genome:
- a CDS encoding FAD-dependent oxidoreductase, translating to MNTEAKQSIAVVGAGVAGIVSAYLLQRKHDVTIFEADSYLGGHTRTITIEDGPDAGTCVDMGFIVFNDLTYPNFIEFLTQLGVEKQKSNMSFSYFDRRTGFQYSSRNILADRKNILNPRFWRLITEILRFNRKTQKLLDSKELNQLTLGEYLNKYGFGKAFIEKYIIPMGAAIWSTPDVKMLEFPAQTFARFFSNHGLLKVKMHPQWYTVTGGSHSYVKAFKAQFPGQIHTSCPVRSIVRENGGVRVQHEAGEETFDAVVIAAHADEALNMLTDPTPDEKKLLGAWQYSENRVLLHTDPDFLPPIERARASWNYIREAPAERDKPLFMTYYMNQLQNLNTRQDYLVTLNPLREVSADQVINDKICTHPMYTFDAIHTQDQLDRLNGPNNTYFCGSYFRYGFHEDAVISAVNVGKKFGITL from the coding sequence ATGAACACCGAGGCTAAACAATCGATTGCTGTCGTGGGTGCCGGCGTGGCCGGCATTGTTTCCGCCTATCTCTTGCAGCGCAAACATGATGTGACCATATTCGAGGCGGACTCCTATCTGGGCGGCCACACCCGGACGATTACGATAGAAGACGGCCCGGATGCCGGTACCTGTGTGGACATGGGGTTTATCGTCTTCAATGACCTTACGTATCCCAATTTTATCGAATTTTTAACACAGCTCGGCGTTGAAAAGCAAAAAAGCAACATGTCGTTCAGCTATTTTGACCGCCGGACCGGGTTTCAGTATTCCAGCCGAAACATCCTGGCGGACCGAAAAAACATCCTGAATCCCCGCTTCTGGCGGCTGATTACCGAGATTCTGCGTTTTAACCGCAAAACCCAAAAGCTTTTGGATTCAAAGGAGCTAAACCAGCTCACCTTAGGGGAGTACCTGAACAAATACGGATTCGGTAAAGCTTTTATTGAAAAATACATCATCCCCATGGGCGCGGCTATATGGTCCACGCCGGATGTCAAAATGCTCGAATTTCCGGCACAGACATTTGCCCGGTTTTTTTCAAACCACGGGCTGCTTAAAGTGAAGATGCACCCCCAGTGGTATACCGTGACCGGGGGCAGCCATTCCTATGTCAAGGCATTCAAAGCGCAGTTTCCCGGGCAAATCCATACCAGCTGCCCGGTCCGGTCCATTGTCCGGGAAAACGGAGGCGTGCGCGTTCAGCATGAGGCGGGCGAGGAAACATTTGATGCGGTGGTCATTGCCGCGCATGCGGATGAGGCACTGAATATGCTGACAGATCCCACGCCGGATGAAAAGAAGCTGCTGGGCGCATGGCAGTATTCGGAAAACCGGGTGCTGCTCCATACGGATCCGGACTTCCTGCCGCCGATCGAGCGGGCGCGAGCCTCCTGGAATTATATCCGGGAGGCCCCGGCTGAAAGGGATAAGCCGCTTTTCATGACCTATTACATGAATCAGCTCCAGAACTTAAACACCCGGCAGGACTACCTGGTGACCCTGAATCCGCTCCGCGAGGTGTCGGCGGATCAAGTCATAAACGACAAAATCTGTACGCACCCGATGTATACCTTTGACGCCATTCATACCCAGGACCAACTGGACCGGTTAAACGGCCCGAATAACACCTATTTCTGCGGCAGCTACTTCAGATACGGCTTTCACGAGGACGCCGTGATCTCGGCGGTCAACGTGGGCAAAAAGTTCGGGATCACCCTATGA
- a CDS encoding SRPBCC family protein: MIDAPIEAVWEVFSEIEHWTDWNPVCRECRFETGDAITKGACISFELNPLILPMRIAPVVTDCDPGRSVTWTGQKWGIRAAHTFNFEPAESQVRLESVETFSGFMLWPARLIGVPRRLHILTRQLLFAIKTASEKRYHAITEERTDEHRG, translated from the coding sequence ATGATCGATGCCCCAATTGAGGCCGTTTGGGAGGTCTTCTCGGAAATCGAGCACTGGACGGACTGGAATCCGGTCTGCCGGGAATGCCGGTTTGAAACAGGAGATGCCATAACCAAAGGCGCTTGCATATCGTTTGAATTAAACCCCCTGATCCTGCCCATGCGGATCGCGCCGGTGGTGACCGATTGCGACCCGGGCCGGTCGGTGACATGGACCGGGCAAAAATGGGGGATTCGCGCAGCGCATACATTTAATTTTGAACCGGCCGAAAGTCAAGTGAGGCTCGAGAGCGTTGAAACATTTTCCGGCTTCATGCTTTGGCCGGCCCGGCTGATCGGCGTGCCCAGGCGGCTGCACATTCTAACCCGGCAGCTGCTTTTCGCGATAAAAACCGCTTCAGAAAAACGCTACCATGCCATTACCGAAGAGAGGACAGATGAACACCGAGGCTAA